The nucleotide sequence ATGTTAATGAAACTTTGTCGAAGACATGTCTAAGATGAATCTTATGTATTCTACCTGGTACACTAGTCTTAGTGgatctgtaacaacccaaatttcctcattttgagtcctaatggtacttataaatatttataaatactttagaaatattctagagaattttaggaatttttagagtatttttatgaaattttcggagttcgtttgatattttttactaaaagaaacaagttggaaaaaaataaaaaggttgaGCCGAGGTTCAAACCCGAGACCtttggttaagcaaagccttaagttgtttctgatgaccaagaacccagcagggccgtgctgattaaGGAAAGAGCGTAAATAATTTAGGTAGTAGTGGATAACAGAAATATTTAGgtattaaaagggataagttaagagaagaATTGGGATTATATCCATGACCTAAATTCTTCTCTCGACGGCATGCGCGCGGCGTCTCTATTGGGCGAAAACTAAAGAGAAGCTAGGGATTCTCTCCGGCGACCGATGTAGGGTGATCTctgagaggtttctccaccatcgCGACCACCTTgtcgaggagaacaagtggatgtgaagaagttgccgagagcttgagtttCTCCGAAGCCGAGAAGCGatttcggttgtaagtctaaGAACAAAAGTAAgttctctcacctgcagtaagagtatttccgagattgtttttttttccttgctgtTGCAAAGGTTGTGGTAGCCGTGGAACCCTAGCATGCGTGTGTGATTGATTGCTTcaagtcactacaacaaaaatgttaaacgacaacaccacaaagacaacagttttagatgaaattattgtaaatttggtaaaagacaacggttttagaaaaaatcgttgtctttgagctcccataaaatacaaaagacaatagttttgtgaaaaccgttgtcgttgggtaattttttttaaaatcaacaacacattttacaacggttatctaaaaccgttgtctttaagcgcttttttagGGGCTACAACAATAGTTTttataaaaccattgtctttgactttatttgtTCCGTCATTTTCCCTCTCACAattttgctttccctctctccCCAAATTTTTTCGGCTCCTTACTTTCCCCTTCGCATTCTCGATCTCTTCACGCCATCCACTACTGTGTGCTCTCCTCTCTCCCAAGTGAGCTGGTTTCTGAGCTCTACGAGGCCAAAGGTGGCACTCTTCTGACGATTCATATCCTGTTCGTCTTGTTGAACGAAGAAGACAGCTGCTCATGGAGGACGACGATTTATTCCTCCAACAGTTCGATCCAAAATACTTGGAGATCGTAGCCGAGTTCCTCACCAAATGGCTTCCCTTCCTCACCCGATCCCTCTATGATGGCTGCTCCGCCACTGTCTGAAGCCGCATCGACTCCCTTCGCCCAAGTATCGCCTTTCCTTTCTCGGTTCTTGATTTGTTGATCCCTTTCCCTTTGGAAGAATGCTAGATTACTTAGTTCGCTGGGATGGTGCTCTTCTTTAGGGTTTGCTGCCAAAGCCGACGCAGATGCCTCCAGGTCCACTTCCACGAAGGATCAGGCATCTTATGCCTCTGCTAGCTTTGCTGCCCCCTTTCCCGATGCCCAACCAACTGGGTATGACCCGGATCTGACCTCTTCGCCAGAGTCCCCTCAAATCCGGATGTGTTGGGCCGACATGGCTCAAGAAGACAAGCTCAAGGAGGCTAAGGCGGAGGAGGAAAAGATGGAGGAGTCAAGGAGAACTTCGATTGAGGGAGCAGCAAGAGTTAAAAGGGAGATTGCGAAGAAGGAGACGGGATTGTCAAGGGAGCAGAGGGAAGAACTACACTTTATGAATGTTGTCAGGAAGAAGGATTTCATATGCCTAGAGAGGGTCAATGACAAGATCGATAATATCCTCAATGTCCTCGGGCTGCATACTAGAGTATTCAGCACACCGAGCAAAAAAGAATTGTGGATCTGGTCTATGAGCTGCAAGAGAAAGGGAAGAATCATGAGTTGGGAGGTGAGTACAGCATAAAAAGATTAGCTTTAAGcagtgtttatttatttattgtcaatCCTAAGCTAATGATTCAAGAACCCTAACGGAAATTGGGCACCTTTTTAGAAATAATGTAAAAAATATCAATAGATAAGAGAACTGAGAAGCAATCATTAATCATATTGTTCTTTTGTTAGTTTTTGTCCAAATACCTACCGAACACAAATATTGTGCTGACTTAACAAATATATGGTTGATACATGGTTTGTAGTTTCACTTCATAAATGTTGAAGACCCTCTAGGATGACTAACAGCTTCTCTGAGCACATATCCATCTGTGCTTTCTGTTTGTTCGCTTGAACTAATAGTATGAACACTGATCCAGAAAAAATTATAGTCATGTTTGTCTTTCCATTTATTAGGAGGCCCTGACTAGCAGCATATATCCTAAGCAGAAATTGAGCTAGCACCTACCTACCGTCTGGCAGCCAAGTTGTCTTTGTATGCATTGCTTGTTCCTTTTAAGTTCTGGATCAGAAGGTGCATCCAAGATTGTCTTCCACCTTGCATTTGATTAATGATGCCTTTAattctgttttcttctttttgctgGTTTAACATTGAAAGATTATATTGAATATGGTATTTTTTGCAGGATGAATACTTTCAAGTAAACAAAATGTCAACAAAACATAATGGATATTTTGTAAACAATGGAAAATTAGAGCAAATGTAAGCTTCTGCCACATAATTCGTTTTTCCTTGGTATTTGTTTGCTTTATTTGCCATATTTGAAACAactgttttattttatgttctctAAATATATCTTTTATTTAAAGTCATCCCAGGTGTGACTGTTGTtgtctagaatttcaatcaagtaTTATAGTTTTTGGCCATTGCGTTATATGCAGCAATGAAATCCGAAATTGCAACTTTAAGCAACATTCTTTTGTggttatatatataaacttatttATTCTTAACTGATGCAATAACAAAACAAACCCTCAAATTACATTGAAAATTGAGACAAAATTGATGAAGCACTGGAAAGTATCTCACACTAAGTACAAAAAATGTCACAATAATCCTAAACTGAAATATTAACATGGATATGCATAGAATGTTGGATACAATCCTAAACTGAAATATCAATGCAGGACTGAACTTGTTACACCATAATTCTATTAATACTAATACTTCTTAATAGTTATACTTAAGCATCTGAATATAATTTAGAATCTACAACTAGTTAGCTTTTCGTGAATTTCCTTGGTATGGTTGACTGCATAATATTGGCAGCTGCTTTGAACTATTCTAGTATGTCTTTAAAATGGAAATGTTTTCAAATCTGTGAACGTTGTTGCTGCAAACTCTTTTCTAATTTGTAAGCCTCTTGTCATTTTTTTTATGCTTGTCTTGAgacaatttttaatattattgcaTTATCTTTTTTTAAGGGAGGCTGCTAATAATGACGTTAATCCAACATGTGGTTGTTTTTTTAGCTAAGATATTATGGTCTTTCTGATTTATCTGATCTTTCCTTGGGTGTTACCTGTGTTAGCCATTTATCTCAAGAAACACAGAAAATGGTAGAATATATTCCTAAAATGGTCTCTTCtatttggaattttcttgaaactTGATTTATGAAGTGGCAATATTATTCATTGGCTTTGTTTCCTATAGTGAAATTCACTGAATGTTTTAAGTTGTGCTCAATTTATCTCAATGAATGTCTTAGCAGATAAGCTGAGTCAAGCATCAAGAAATCAACTAGTTTTGGTGTCACATAATGTTGGGTAAGTAAGACTTATAATAtcagttttaatttattgtttcgAGAAATATGCATGGAATAATTATGTGATTTGTGTATAGTTATCATTAGATTCTCATAGTCATTGAT is from Zingiber officinale cultivar Zhangliang chromosome 7B, Zo_v1.1, whole genome shotgun sequence and encodes:
- the LOC122004308 gene encoding RNA demethylase ALKBH9B-like, producing MEDDDLFLQQFDPKYLEIVAEFLTKWLPFLTRSLYDGCSATNARLLSSLGWCSSLGFAAKADADASRSTSTKDQASYASASFAAPFPDAQPTGYDPDLTSSPESPQIRMCWADMAQEDKLKEAKAEEEKMEESRRTSIEGAARVKREIAKKETGLSREQREELHFMNVVRKKDFICLERVNDKIDNILNVLGLHTRVFSTPSKKELWIWSMSCKRKGRIMSWEVSTA